One segment of Desulfolucanica intricata DNA contains the following:
- a CDS encoding 1-deoxy-D-xylulose-5-phosphate reductoisomerase translates to MTKKLVILGSTGSIGRQTLDVVRKLRHKLTVVGLAAGNNWPLLLEQINEFQPVVVAVASTEEAYKLRDALGPKSPQEIYTGLEGLISVAGLPDADTVLTAVTGVIGLSPTIAAIRAGKNIALANKETLVAAGELVMRLAGEYRIKILPVDSEHSAIWQCLNGENSSSIQKIILTASGGPFRKKSQSELAEVTVEMALAHPNWSMGKKITVDSATLMNKGLEVIEARWLFGVEYSNIQVVVHPQSIIHSMVEFKDGSVIAQLGMPDMRIPIQYALSYPDRWFNELPRLNFLEQSNLTFEPPDLNRFPCLALAFDAGKTGGTMPAVLNAANEVAVESFLNRSIAYKDIEKVVARVMDRHAIITNPALDDILFADSWAREEASRQIIQLNN, encoded by the coding sequence ATGACCAAAAAGTTAGTAATTCTGGGGAGTACAGGTTCAATAGGCCGGCAGACCTTGGATGTGGTTAGGAAATTAAGACACAAGTTGACTGTGGTTGGTCTTGCTGCCGGTAATAATTGGCCGCTTTTACTGGAACAGATCAACGAATTTCAACCGGTTGTTGTGGCTGTTGCCAGTACGGAAGAAGCATATAAATTACGAGATGCTTTAGGTCCGAAATCTCCACAAGAAATTTATACCGGTCTAGAAGGGCTTATCAGTGTAGCCGGTTTGCCGGATGCTGATACCGTATTGACTGCAGTAACCGGTGTGATTGGATTGTCTCCTACGATTGCAGCTATTAGAGCGGGCAAAAATATTGCATTGGCTAATAAAGAGACTTTGGTTGCAGCAGGTGAACTGGTAATGCGGTTGGCTGGTGAGTACAGAATAAAAATCTTACCGGTAGACAGTGAACACTCTGCTATTTGGCAGTGCCTGAACGGAGAAAATAGTTCATCCATACAAAAAATTATTTTAACAGCTTCAGGTGGCCCCTTCAGAAAAAAAAGTCAAAGTGAATTAGCCGAGGTAACAGTAGAAATGGCTCTTGCTCATCCAAATTGGTCAATGGGTAAAAAAATTACTGTTGATTCTGCCACCTTGATGAATAAGGGACTGGAGGTTATTGAGGCTCGCTGGCTGTTCGGTGTTGAGTATTCTAATATTCAGGTAGTGGTTCATCCGCAGAGTATCATCCATTCAATGGTTGAATTTAAGGATGGGTCAGTGATTGCCCAGTTGGGTATGCCGGATATGCGTATACCAATTCAATATGCTTTATCTTACCCTGATCGCTGGTTTAATGAGTTACCCCGCTTAAACTTTTTGGAACAGAGTAATTTAACTTTTGAGCCTCCTGATTTAAATCGATTTCCTTGTCTGGCACTGGCATTTGATGCCGGTAAAACGGGGGGTACCATGCCGGCAGTACTTAATGCGGCTAATGAGGTAGCGGTTGAATCTTTTTTAAACCGAAGTATCGCATATAAAGATATAGAAAAAGTTGTGGCCCGTGTAATGGATAGGCACGCGATTATTACTAACCCTGCTTTGGATGATATTTTGTTTGCCGACAGTTGGGCCCGTGAAGAAGCATCACGTCAGATTATACAGCTCAATAATTAG
- the rseP gene encoding RIP metalloprotease RseP, whose translation MSTFFASVFVFGLLICIHELGHFAVAKFVGIKVHEFSLGFGPKLFGLPKGETTYNLRLLPLGGFVRMAGMDPTEDEDYNDARGFNKKSVLQRIAVIIAGPLMNFILAAFLLAVIFMLQGYPTATTQVDKVMAGYPAEEAGLRSGDKIIAIDGQNINSWEQISQYINDRPGQRINVTVQRGTEKRSFEIVPSKDESGTGKIGIYPVQELQKQGFFASLVSGGEFTVRVTWLIISLVGQMFVQEVPADLGGPVRVIWEIDKAVDSGFLYLLQLAAFLSINLGLFNLFPIPALDGSRIFFLAWEGIRGKPLDPNKENFIHLIGFGLLLLLMVVITYNDILNLL comes from the coding sequence TTGTCCACATTTTTTGCGTCTGTTTTTGTTTTTGGTTTATTAATCTGTATTCATGAATTAGGGCATTTTGCTGTAGCTAAATTTGTTGGAATTAAAGTACATGAATTTAGCCTTGGTTTTGGCCCGAAACTTTTTGGTCTGCCAAAGGGAGAAACAACTTACAATTTACGTCTTTTGCCTCTGGGTGGGTTTGTACGTATGGCTGGTATGGATCCGACGGAAGATGAGGACTATAATGACGCGCGGGGGTTTAATAAAAAATCTGTCCTTCAACGAATAGCGGTAATTATTGCCGGGCCTTTAATGAATTTTATCCTGGCGGCATTTTTATTGGCTGTAATTTTTATGCTGCAAGGTTATCCCACAGCCACTACTCAGGTAGACAAAGTTATGGCCGGCTATCCTGCAGAAGAGGCAGGTTTGAGGTCCGGGGACAAAATTATTGCTATTGACGGGCAGAATATTAATAGTTGGGAGCAAATATCACAATATATTAACGACCGACCCGGACAAAGAATTAATGTTACGGTGCAGAGAGGAACAGAAAAACGCAGCTTTGAAATTGTACCGAGTAAAGATGAGAGTGGAACCGGGAAAATAGGAATTTACCCCGTTCAAGAGCTTCAAAAACAAGGTTTTTTTGCATCTTTGGTTTCCGGAGGAGAATTTACGGTAAGAGTAACCTGGTTAATTATCAGCTTAGTAGGGCAAATGTTTGTGCAGGAGGTGCCGGCTGATTTAGGTGGGCCGGTACGGGTAATTTGGGAAATAGATAAGGCTGTGGATTCAGGCTTTCTCTACCTATTACAGTTAGCAGCCTTTCTAAGTATTAATTTGGGCCTGTTTAATTTATTTCCTATCCCGGCTTTAGACGGAAGTAGGATTTTCTTTCTGGCCTGGGAAGGTATTCGGGGAAAACCGCTGGATCCGAACAAGGAGAATTTTATCCATTTAATAGGTTTTGGCTTATTACTATTGTTAATGGTGGTTATAACATATAATGATATACTTAATTTGCTTTAA
- the ispG gene encoding flavodoxin-dependent (E)-4-hydroxy-3-methylbut-2-enyl-diphosphate synthase: protein MKRRKTNSIWIGKVQIGGDAPVSVQSMTNTDTRDIQSTVAQINELSSNGCEIIRVAVPDEEAAAALKEIKKQIVIPLIADIHFNYRLALEAIKAGVDGLRINPGNIGSKEKVAAVVEAAKDRHVPIRIGVNAGSLEKELLAKYGQITPEAMVESALKHIHILENLNFTDIKISLKASDIPLMLEAYRLLAREVKYPFHVGVTEAGTLRSGIVKSAVGIGALLAEGIGDTIRVSLTGDPLHEVKIGYDILKSLGLRQRGIQFISCPTCGRTQIDLIRIANEVEERLQFVDKPIKVAVMGCAVNGPGEAAEADVGIAGGKGMGLLFKKGKVIRQVKEEELVEVLIQEVKNQI from the coding sequence ATGAAACGTAGAAAGACTAATTCTATATGGATTGGTAAAGTACAAATTGGTGGCGATGCCCCGGTCAGCGTACAGTCTATGACTAATACCGATACTCGGGATATCCAATCCACTGTTGCACAAATAAATGAATTATCTTCTAATGGTTGTGAAATAATTCGGGTAGCTGTACCGGATGAGGAGGCTGCGGCTGCTCTAAAAGAAATAAAAAAACAAATTGTTATCCCTCTAATTGCAGATATTCATTTTAATTATAGGCTGGCCTTGGAGGCAATTAAAGCCGGGGTAGACGGATTACGTATTAATCCGGGTAATATTGGCAGCAAAGAAAAGGTTGCCGCGGTTGTTGAAGCAGCCAAGGACCGCCATGTGCCGATTAGGATCGGAGTTAATGCCGGGTCACTGGAAAAAGAACTGCTGGCTAAATACGGGCAAATTACTCCGGAGGCTATGGTGGAAAGTGCACTAAAACATATTCATATTCTAGAAAACCTCAATTTCACGGACATAAAAATATCCCTAAAGGCCTCAGACATTCCATTAATGCTCGAGGCCTATCGCCTTTTAGCAAGAGAAGTTAAATACCCTTTTCATGTAGGTGTTACTGAAGCAGGTACCTTACGTTCGGGCATTGTAAAATCGGCTGTTGGCATCGGGGCGTTATTGGCTGAGGGAATCGGAGATACGATCAGGGTTTCATTAACCGGAGACCCTCTCCATGAAGTAAAAATAGGTTACGATATTTTGAAATCATTGGGTTTAAGGCAGCGAGGGATACAATTTATTTCTTGCCCAACTTGTGGGCGTACCCAGATCGATTTAATACGGATTGCTAACGAAGTGGAAGAACGACTACAATTCGTGGACAAGCCTATAAAGGTAGCAGTCATGGGCTGTGCCGTAAACGGTCCGGGTGAAGCTGCCGAAGCTGATGTTGGCATAGCCGGTGGTAAAGGAATGGGACTGCTCTTCAAAAAGGGAAAAGTTATTCGCCAAGTAAAGGAAGAGGAACTTGTTGAGGTACTGATTCAAGAGGTTAAGAACCAGATTTAA
- a CDS encoding proline--tRNA ligase: protein MRASQILVPTLRETPAEAEVISHKLLLRAGFIRKAAAGVYTYLPLAQRVLKKIQQIIREEMDREGGQEILLPVIQPAELWQESGRWDVYGPELFRLKDRHGRDFALGPTHEEIITFLVKGEVSSYKQLPLLLYQIQNKYRDERRPRFGVLRGREFIMKDLYSFDKDEEGLDVSYRKMYEAYARIFKRCGLKFRPVEADSGAIGGSDTHEFMVLADAGEATVLYCEKDNCDYAANAEKAKAMEPIKTNFEEVLALEEVYTPGRQTITQVAEYLGITANKLIKTLFYETEDQLVAVLVRGDHDVNEIKLQHLLDCLRLELAGEKTVQEFTGAPVGYVGPVGLQGIKIIADSEVAVMSNAVAGANKPDYHYKNVNPGRDFSLNQIADIRIVQAGEPCPSCGAPLCEARGIEVGQVFKLGDKYSKAMGATFQDENGKSRPYIMGCYGIGVSRTMAAAIEQNHDSNGIVWPVSIAPFHLVIVPVNTKDINLVKLSERLYLEYINEGIEVVLDDRHERPGVKFKDADLIGYPLRLTIGKKALEEGNFELYIRKTGETSFMKEEQLKIFIKDYIKREQNI from the coding sequence ATGCGGGCATCTCAAATACTTGTACCTACTTTAAGGGAAACCCCTGCTGAAGCTGAAGTAATTAGTCATAAACTTCTTTTAAGAGCCGGTTTTATTAGAAAAGCGGCAGCAGGTGTATATACCTATTTACCTTTGGCACAAAGAGTTCTAAAAAAAATTCAACAAATTATTCGAGAAGAAATGGATCGAGAGGGAGGGCAAGAAATACTTTTGCCTGTTATACAGCCTGCTGAATTGTGGCAGGAATCAGGGCGCTGGGATGTTTATGGTCCTGAGCTGTTTCGTTTAAAAGATCGTCATGGACGGGATTTTGCTCTTGGCCCAACTCATGAGGAGATAATTACCTTTTTGGTAAAAGGTGAGGTTTCTTCTTATAAACAGCTCCCCCTGCTACTGTACCAAATTCAAAATAAATACCGGGATGAGCGCAGGCCTAGATTTGGAGTTTTGCGAGGACGCGAATTTATTATGAAAGACCTGTATTCTTTTGATAAAGATGAGGAAGGCCTGGATGTAAGTTATCGGAAAATGTATGAGGCCTATGCACGTATTTTTAAGCGCTGTGGACTCAAATTCAGGCCGGTTGAAGCTGACTCCGGTGCAATCGGTGGTAGTGACACTCATGAATTTATGGTTTTGGCAGATGCAGGAGAAGCTACAGTTTTGTATTGTGAGAAAGACAATTGTGATTATGCAGCTAATGCCGAGAAAGCTAAAGCAATGGAGCCGATAAAAACTAACTTTGAAGAGGTTCTTGCGCTGGAAGAAGTGTACACACCCGGCCGGCAAACTATTACTCAAGTAGCTGAGTATCTCGGTATTACCGCAAACAAGTTAATTAAAACTCTTTTTTATGAAACAGAAGATCAACTAGTGGCTGTGCTGGTACGAGGTGATCATGATGTTAACGAAATTAAGCTCCAACACCTTCTGGATTGTTTGCGTCTGGAATTGGCCGGAGAGAAAACAGTACAGGAATTTACCGGAGCACCGGTAGGCTATGTCGGTCCTGTGGGATTACAAGGTATTAAAATTATAGCTGATAGTGAAGTAGCAGTTATGAGTAATGCTGTCGCCGGGGCTAATAAACCAGACTATCACTATAAAAATGTAAATCCGGGAAGGGATTTTTCTTTGAATCAGATTGCAGATATTCGAATAGTTCAAGCCGGGGAACCTTGTCCCAGCTGTGGAGCTCCTCTATGTGAAGCCCGGGGCATTGAGGTAGGGCAAGTTTTTAAGTTGGGGGACAAATACAGTAAGGCCATGGGGGCAACATTTCAGGATGAAAACGGTAAAAGCCGGCCGTATATTATGGGATGCTATGGGATTGGTGTGTCTCGTACCATGGCTGCGGCAATTGAACAAAATCATGATTCTAACGGAATTGTATGGCCGGTATCCATTGCTCCATTCCATCTGGTAATTGTTCCTGTTAACACAAAAGATATAAACTTGGTAAAACTTTCGGAGCGACTTTATCTTGAATATATCAATGAGGGTATTGAGGTTGTACTAGATGATCGGCACGAACGGCCGGGGGTTAAATTTAAAGATGCAGATTTAATTGGGTATCCGCTGCGCCTGACTATCGGTAAAAAGGCTCTGGAAGAGGGCAATTTCGAACTTTATATAAGGAAAACCGGCGAAACGAGTTTTATGAAAGAAGAACAGCTAAAGATTTTCATTAAAGACTACATCAAAAGAGAACAAAATATTTAA
- the rimP gene encoding ribosome maturation factor RimP, with protein sequence MTKNKVVNLVEELVAPIASRNGVELVDVEYTKEGSQWYLRVFLDKPGGINLDDCQAVSQELSELLDKKDPIPQAYTLEVSSSGLDRPLKKPSDYERFRGHKIELTTYAPLDGKKKFSGRLKGLEEKGIVLHIDGAEYVIPVEQVASARLAVEF encoded by the coding sequence TTGACTAAAAATAAAGTAGTCAATTTGGTTGAGGAGTTGGTTGCGCCAATTGCATCCAGAAATGGTGTGGAACTGGTTGATGTTGAATATACTAAAGAAGGAAGTCAATGGTATTTGCGTGTTTTTCTTGATAAACCAGGTGGTATTAATCTTGATGATTGCCAGGCTGTTTCACAGGAACTCAGTGAATTATTAGATAAAAAAGACCCTATTCCTCAGGCCTATACTTTAGAGGTATCTTCTTCGGGTTTAGACCGGCCTTTAAAAAAACCAAGTGATTATGAGCGTTTTCGGGGTCATAAAATAGAGCTAACCACGTATGCTCCACTGGATGGTAAGAAAAAATTTTCCGGTCGTCTGAAGGGGTTGGAGGAAAAGGGGATAGTGTTACATATTGATGGCGCAGAATATGTTATTCCCGTAGAACAAGTTGCCTCGGCTCGGCTGGCGGTGGAATTTTAA
- the nusA gene encoding transcription termination factor NusA, whose amino-acid sequence MNTEFLEALGDLEKEKGISVEVLLEAIEAALLSAYKRNFGSLQNARVQIDRETGDFKVYAQRTVTETVEDERLEISLHDAQKIDPRYEIGDVVENEVTPRNFGRISAQTAKQVVVQRIREAERNIIYEQFSNRESDIITGTIQRIEQKNVYIELGKTEAILTPSEQIPNEEYKQGDRIKAYIVEVRKTTKGPQIYVSRTHPGLLKRLFELEVPELQDGVVELKSVAREAGARSKIAVFSRDENVDPVGACVGPKGLRVQNIVNELNGEKIDIIKWDSDASKFVASSLSPAKVVGVEVWEDEKVARVIVPDYQLSLAIGKEGQNARLAAKLTGWKIDIKSESQMADLYPEGYNPVYNEESNDESLAEDGLEELIELPDLDEYRNDEV is encoded by the coding sequence ATGAACACGGAGTTTTTAGAGGCCCTGGGTGACTTGGAAAAAGAAAAGGGCATTTCTGTAGAGGTGCTTTTAGAAGCTATCGAAGCAGCTTTGCTTTCTGCCTATAAGAGGAATTTTGGCTCGTTACAAAACGCTCGAGTGCAAATTGATCGTGAAACAGGTGACTTTAAGGTTTACGCACAGCGAACAGTAACTGAAACTGTAGAAGATGAGCGTCTGGAAATTTCCCTACATGATGCACAAAAGATTGATCCCCGTTATGAAATCGGAGATGTGGTAGAAAATGAAGTTACTCCACGTAATTTTGGTCGAATTTCCGCTCAAACTGCAAAACAAGTTGTAGTGCAGCGTATTCGTGAGGCAGAGAGAAATATTATTTATGAACAATTCTCGAACCGTGAATCCGATATTATTACCGGGACTATTCAACGTATAGAACAAAAGAATGTATATATTGAATTGGGTAAAACTGAGGCAATATTGACTCCATCCGAACAGATTCCTAACGAGGAGTACAAGCAAGGTGATCGGATTAAGGCATATATAGTTGAGGTTCGAAAAACGACAAAGGGGCCGCAAATTTATGTATCCCGGACGCACCCTGGACTCTTAAAAAGGCTTTTTGAACTGGAGGTACCCGAACTTCAGGATGGAGTTGTAGAACTGAAATCCGTCGCCCGTGAAGCGGGGGCACGTTCAAAAATAGCTGTTTTTTCAAGAGATGAAAACGTCGATCCTGTGGGAGCATGTGTGGGTCCAAAGGGTCTACGGGTTCAAAATATTGTGAACGAACTGAACGGAGAAAAAATAGATATTATTAAGTGGGATTCCGATGCTTCAAAATTTGTGGCCAGTTCTTTAAGCCCGGCTAAGGTTGTTGGTGTAGAGGTTTGGGAGGATGAAAAGGTTGCCCGGGTAATCGTTCCAGATTATCAATTATCTTTGGCTATTGGTAAGGAAGGACAAAATGCACGTCTAGCTGCAAAGCTTACCGGTTGGAAAATAGATATAAAAAGTGAATCTCAGATGGCGGATCTTTACCCTGAAGGTTACAATCCAGTTTACAATGAGGAGTCTAATGATGAATCTTTAGCGGAAGATGGGTTGGAAGAACTGATAGAATTACCGGACTTAGATGAATACAGGAATGATGAAGTCTAA
- the rnpM gene encoding RNase P modulator RnpM has translation MPKVKKIPQRMCVGCQEMKPKKELIRVVKTPESTIEVDITGKSAGRGAYLCPREECLQKAIKGRRLEKALRHSISNEVFEVLKQRLVK, from the coding sequence ATGCCTAAAGTAAAAAAAATACCTCAGCGGATGTGTGTTGGCTGTCAGGAGATGAAACCTAAAAAAGAGCTAATTAGGGTAGTTAAGACCCCCGAATCTACTATAGAAGTTGACATTACAGGTAAGAGCGCCGGACGAGGTGCCTATCTGTGTCCCCGGGAAGAATGTTTACAAAAAGCCATTAAAGGTAGGCGTTTGGAAAAGGCTTTGCGTCATTCAATATCCAATGAAGTTTTTGAAGTGCTTAAACAGAGGTTGGTGAAATAG
- a CDS encoding L7Ae/L30e/S12e/Gadd45 family ribosomal protein yields the protein MYQAVYQLLGLACRAGKLVSGDLAVKDAIGKGKVKLILVAGDASKRTGDSFKKMATKYKIPMVEYPSKIELGIALGKTPRSVAAITGDDFARGVLRAMKGEGAGRKA from the coding sequence GTGTATCAAGCTGTGTATCAGTTACTGGGATTAGCATGCCGGGCAGGGAAGCTTGTTTCGGGAGATTTGGCCGTTAAGGACGCTATAGGAAAGGGTAAAGTTAAACTTATATTGGTAGCGGGTGATGCTTCAAAGCGGACCGGTGACAGTTTTAAAAAAATGGCAACTAAATATAAAATACCAATGGTCGAGTATCCATCAAAAATTGAATTGGGCATTGCTCTGGGAAAAACACCTCGTTCAGTTGCAGCAATAACAGGTGATGATTTTGCCCGGGGTGTGCTGCGGGCGATGAAAGGAGAGGGTGCCGGTAGAAAAGCTTAA
- the infB gene encoding translation initiation factor IF-2: MAKKRVHELAKDFNVESKKIIQTLESLGVAVKSHMSTVDDKDVDKLRSIYQNKGGMRTQPPVENKKVEGDLQKTANFRQDVRQDNRHDTRGGSQAHTAGLVDRVPQRPPDKRFVERPRQDNKHNTIGRAQGNKTNQGSRTNQGNRPNQGNRTNQSSRPNQGNRANQGNRPNQGRPNQSNRSNQGTRYSQGGRPEERNTQNKTVGGMPRGGQGVKGPGGRQQGGYKGKGPDRGTPVKMPKPDQAALIDSRNKAEEKAKSMERQKAQEKFANKERQWGKNKFNERKIDFPKKGQKRKPQGKSQEKNVSTIHQKKPINIPEVITVQEFAAKIGKTAAEVIKKLMQLGIMATINQDIDADTVQILAAEFGFEVNIKPEENEETMLQAIEVEDAEEDLEPRPCVVTVMGHVDHGKTSLLDAIRETNVTSTEAGGITQHIGAYQVEVNGKKITFVDTPGHEAFTAMRARGAQVTDIAILVVAADDGVMPQTVEAINHAKAANVPIIVAINKIDKDNATPDRVKQELTEHELVVEEWGGDTISVNISALKKEGINELLEMVLLVAEMAELKANPNRPAKGTVIEAELDKGRGPVATVLVQNGTLHVGDTIVSGSVFGKVRAMMNDRGRRVEKAGPSQPVEVLGFHDVPQAGDIFQAVDDEKLARYVASKRQTKKREEELKITPKVSLDDLFKHIQEGNIKELPLIIKADVQGSVEALRQSLERLSTDEVKVKLIHGGVGAVTETDVMLASTTNAIIIGFNVRPDTNAIKAAEAEQVDVRLYRVIYDAIDDVKAAMSGLLDPEFKEVVLGRAEVRQIFKVSKVGTIAGCYVTEGKITRDAGVRVIRDGIVIHEGKLDSLKRFKDDAKEVVQGYECGIMLEKFNDIKEQDFIEAFTIEAVKRELA, translated from the coding sequence ATGGCGAAAAAACGCGTGCATGAACTGGCCAAAGATTTTAATGTAGAAAGTAAAAAAATAATTCAAACTCTAGAATCATTAGGAGTAGCAGTAAAATCTCATATGAGTACCGTAGATGATAAGGATGTAGATAAGCTGCGTTCCATTTACCAGAATAAGGGGGGGATGAGGACGCAACCCCCTGTTGAGAATAAAAAAGTGGAGGGTGACCTCCAAAAAACAGCAAATTTTAGACAAGACGTTAGACAGGATAACCGGCATGATACTCGTGGAGGTAGCCAGGCACATACTGCCGGATTAGTCGACCGGGTGCCGCAGCGTCCGCCTGATAAGAGGTTTGTAGAGCGACCAAGGCAGGATAATAAGCACAACACAATTGGAAGAGCGCAGGGTAACAAAACTAATCAGGGTAGCAGAACTAATCAAGGTAACAGACCTAACCAGGGTAACAGAACTAATCAGAGCAGCCGACCAAATCAGGGCAACAGAGCTAATCAGGGTAATAGACCTAACCAGGGAAGACCCAATCAGAGCAATAGATCTAATCAGGGCACTAGATATTCGCAAGGTGGTAGGCCGGAGGAACGAAACACCCAAAATAAAACCGTTGGGGGTATGCCACGAGGTGGTCAGGGCGTGAAAGGTCCGGGCGGAAGACAGCAAGGTGGTTACAAAGGTAAAGGCCCGGATAGAGGTACCCCTGTTAAGATGCCAAAACCTGATCAGGCTGCTTTAATAGATAGTCGGAACAAAGCGGAAGAAAAAGCTAAAAGTATGGAGCGGCAAAAAGCACAGGAAAAGTTCGCTAATAAAGAAAGACAATGGGGAAAAAATAAATTTAACGAGCGGAAAATTGATTTTCCTAAGAAGGGGCAAAAAAGAAAACCTCAAGGAAAAAGCCAGGAAAAAAATGTATCCACTATACACCAGAAAAAACCAATTAATATTCCTGAGGTTATTACGGTACAGGAATTTGCAGCTAAAATTGGAAAAACCGCAGCTGAGGTAATTAAGAAGCTGATGCAATTGGGAATTATGGCTACCATTAATCAGGATATTGATGCGGATACGGTACAAATTTTAGCCGCTGAATTTGGTTTTGAGGTAAACATTAAGCCCGAAGAAAATGAAGAAACGATGCTGCAGGCTATAGAAGTAGAGGATGCGGAAGAAGATCTGGAGCCCAGACCTTGTGTAGTTACTGTTATGGGGCATGTTGATCACGGTAAGACATCACTCTTGGACGCTATTCGGGAAACAAATGTTACTTCTACCGAGGCAGGTGGCATAACTCAGCATATCGGTGCTTACCAAGTAGAAGTCAACGGTAAAAAGATTACGTTTGTAGATACCCCCGGCCACGAAGCATTTACTGCTATGCGTGCCCGAGGAGCACAAGTAACCGATATTGCTATTTTGGTAGTAGCTGCAGATGACGGGGTAATGCCGCAAACGGTAGAGGCGATTAACCATGCTAAGGCAGCAAATGTTCCTATAATTGTAGCTATTAATAAAATTGACAAAGACAATGCTACTCCTGATCGAGTCAAACAGGAATTAACTGAACATGAACTCGTTGTGGAGGAGTGGGGTGGAGATACTATCAGTGTTAATATATCTGCACTGAAAAAAGAAGGTATTAATGAATTACTGGAGATGGTTCTTCTGGTTGCAGAAATGGCTGAACTAAAGGCAAATCCAAATCGTCCGGCAAAAGGTACTGTCATTGAAGCTGAATTGGATAAAGGCCGTGGCCCGGTGGCGACAGTTTTGGTTCAGAATGGAACTCTACATGTCGGTGATACTATAGTATCCGGATCTGTCTTTGGTAAAGTACGAGCTATGATGAATGACCGGGGAAGAAGGGTGGAAAAGGCCGGACCGTCACAGCCCGTTGAAGTTCTGGGCTTTCATGATGTTCCGCAGGCAGGTGATATCTTCCAGGCCGTGGATGATGAAAAGTTGGCCAGGTATGTAGCTTCAAAACGTCAAACCAAAAAACGTGAGGAAGAACTTAAGATTACACCTAAAGTATCTTTAGATGATCTGTTTAAGCATATCCAGGAAGGTAATATAAAAGAACTTCCGCTGATTATTAAAGCTGATGTCCAGGGATCTGTTGAGGCGTTAAGGCAGTCTTTAGAACGACTAAGTACCGATGAAGTTAAGGTTAAGTTGATTCATGGAGGTGTCGGTGCCGTAACAGAAACAGATGTTATGCTGGCTTCTACCACTAATGCTATTATTATCGGTTTTAATGTGCGGCCGGACACTAATGCGATTAAAGCGGCAGAAGCTGAGCAGGTTGATGTGCGCTTATACCGTGTAATATATGACGCAATAGATGATGTAAAAGCAGCTATGAGTGGTTTATTGGATCCCGAATTCAAAGAGGTTGTACTGGGAAGGGCCGAGGTACGGCAAATCTTTAAGGTTTCCAAAGTTGGAACCATTGCCGGCTGTTATGTTACAGAAGGTAAGATTACCCGTGATGCAGGGGTTAGGGTAATTCGCGACGGAATAGTAATACATGAAGGAAAGCTGGATTCTTTGAAGAGGTTTAAAGATGATGCCAAGGAAGTGGTTCAAGGATACGAGTGTGGTATTATGTTAGAAAAATTCAACGACATCAAAGAACAAGACTTTATCGAAGCATTTACTATAGAGGCCGTTAAAAGAGAATTGGCTTAG
- the rbfA gene encoding 30S ribosome-binding factor RbfA — MSHRPERLGEAIKKEISDLIINELKDPRVGFASVTSVEVSNDLGYAKVFISVLGSPEEQEATMQGLQRAQGFIRREISRRIRMRHVPELTFKLDQSINHGVKIMKLLEDVREKEERPNE, encoded by the coding sequence ATGTCACATCGACCGGAACGATTGGGCGAAGCTATTAAAAAAGAAATTTCTGATTTAATTATTAATGAATTAAAAGATCCACGGGTTGGATTTGCCTCAGTGACTTCAGTGGAAGTTTCTAATGATCTGGGATATGCAAAGGTTTTTATCAGTGTTTTGGGTTCACCTGAAGAACAAGAGGCCACTATGCAAGGATTACAGCGGGCACAAGGTTTTATTCGCAGAGAAATATCCCGGCGGATTAGAATGCGTCACGTACCTGAGCTTACGTTTAAATTAGATCAATCTATTAATCACGGTGTAAAAATCATGAAGCTTTTGGAGGATGTTCGAGAAAAAGAGGAAAGACCTAATGAATAG